The Fimbriimonadia bacterium genome contains a region encoding:
- a CDS encoding tetratricopeptide repeat protein, with protein sequence MEVERQEQTEETLTGAARHRADGDRSVAEGNVSEALDHYRKAVRKESDDPASRVSLADCYALSDEGPQAVDQYRKALKKHPRQAAPHVGLAEVYRRYGQHKAAILRFQKALEIEPNNGFIWFKLADALLTSEGPEEALEPGMKAVEIDPQNAFYRYWVGEVLMDLDRPEDALVRYAEAVELSPDDAGLHARLAIAYAAAGRYRRSAAWFARAVQIENDNRAYITLLGDLYRVCGSQDLADEAHERAGELDAYDTEIVRRARERMKLPSSPVTDSG encoded by the coding sequence ATGGAAGTAGAGCGACAAGAGCAAACCGAAGAGACACTGACCGGAGCGGCCCGTCACCGCGCCGATGGCGACCGCTCGGTTGCGGAGGGCAACGTCAGCGAGGCGCTCGACCACTACCGGAAGGCTGTGCGGAAGGAGTCGGACGACCCTGCAAGCCGCGTGTCGCTTGCGGACTGCTATGCCCTCTCCGACGAAGGCCCACAGGCCGTAGACCAGTACCGCAAAGCACTGAAGAAGCACCCTAGACAGGCTGCACCACACGTCGGGCTGGCCGAGGTCTACCGCCGCTACGGGCAGCACAAGGCGGCGATCTTGCGCTTCCAGAAGGCGCTCGAAATTGAGCCCAACAACGGGTTCATCTGGTTCAAGCTGGCGGATGCTCTTCTGACATCCGAAGGGCCCGAAGAGGCACTCGAGCCGGGGATGAAGGCCGTGGAGATCGATCCTCAGAACGCCTTCTACCGCTATTGGGTCGGCGAAGTGCTGATGGACCTGGATCGGCCGGAGGACGCCTTGGTCCGTTATGCAGAAGCCGTGGAGCTATCGCCGGATGATGCAGGCCTGCATGCGCGGTTGGCCATCGCCTACGCTGCGGCGGGCAGGTACCGGAGGTCGGCTGCGTGGTTTGCCCGTGCGGTCCAGATCGAGAACGACAACCGGGCCTACATCACGCTACTGGGTGATCTGTACCGTGTGTGCGGTAGCCAGGATCTGGCCGACGAGGCGCACGAGCGGGCAGGCGAGTTGGACGCCTATGACACCGAGATTGTGCGGAGAGCGCGCGAGCGCATGAAGCTGCCGTCTTCGCCTGTCACCGACTCCGGCTAG
- a CDS encoding GNAT family N-acetyltransferase encodes MNTDFDFSALNSAGLTFREATLDDIPPYVALSNSIWSRAHWETVEEASSGFHRKDPGVHYMRAVAYVGDQLAVWASARAHISGRDTDGGYIHIIVAEPYRRKGIATHVFGPFQELHRRWGSKVLWSWASDDIPYAEPFCLKLGYTLVNRGSESELVLAEADLEPFRERYERLCRDGYEFFTLDERDTPEMRRAVYELDQAMLKMMPTAGAPPPRASFEAWQFNALESPGCSPRQIVLATQGAGPIGLSYLWYGSYGIAGTYTTGVMPEHRGRGVAGALKYLSLKRAMEDGIDTVVTENAVQNAPMLSINRRLGFRHVRNTAELEKRLG; translated from the coding sequence GTGAACACTGACTTCGACTTTTCCGCCCTGAATTCGGCGGGGCTCACGTTCCGCGAGGCGACGCTCGACGACATCCCACCCTACGTTGCCCTGAGCAACAGCATCTGGTCACGAGCGCACTGGGAGACGGTGGAGGAGGCTAGTTCGGGGTTCCATCGGAAGGATCCCGGCGTTCACTATATGCGTGCCGTGGCCTATGTGGGTGACCAACTTGCGGTGTGGGCGAGTGCCCGCGCGCACATCTCGGGGCGCGACACGGACGGCGGGTACATCCACATCATCGTCGCGGAGCCCTACAGGCGCAAAGGGATTGCGACGCACGTGTTCGGGCCGTTTCAGGAGTTGCACCGGCGATGGGGCTCGAAGGTGTTGTGGTCTTGGGCCTCGGACGACATTCCGTACGCGGAGCCGTTCTGCCTCAAGCTTGGCTACACGTTGGTCAATCGCGGCTCGGAAAGCGAGCTCGTCTTGGCGGAGGCCGACCTGGAGCCTTTTCGGGAGCGATACGAACGGCTCTGTCGCGACGGCTACGAGTTCTTCACCCTGGACGAGCGGGACACCCCGGAGATGCGCCGTGCGGTGTACGAGCTGGACCAGGCGATGTTGAAGATGATGCCGACTGCGGGCGCACCACCCCCGCGAGCTTCTTTCGAGGCCTGGCAGTTCAACGCGTTGGAGTCGCCGGGCTGCTCACCACGGCAGATCGTGCTAGCGACCCAGGGCGCTGGGCCTATCGGGCTTTCCTACCTCTGGTACGGGTCGTACGGAATTGCCGGCACCTACACCACGGGCGTCATGCCCGAGCATCGGGGGCGAGGGGTGGCGGGTGCGCTGAAATACCTGTCGCTGAAGCGAGCGATGGAGGACGGCATTGACACCGTTGTCACCGAGAATGCCGTCCAGAACGCCCCCATGCTATCCATCAACCGCAGACTCGGTTTTCGACACGTACGGAACACGGCAGAGTTGGAGAAGCGGCTCGGCTAG
- a CDS encoding bifunctional (p)ppGpp synthetase/guanosine-3',5'-bis(diphosphate) 3'-pyrophosphohydrolase yields MLETVAEHYVQPQAALIRKAYYFAERCHSGQVRDSGDPYITHPLAVAQILAELELDPETVIAGLLHDTLEDCPEDATMELIEQQFGPSVAKLVQGVTKLRFAHRNEPLGPAAKKQEEIRRAAESLRKVLLAMASDLRVMVIKLADRLHNMRTIDALTDIKRKRIATETMHVYAPLAARLGIWQIKWQLEDLAFRELEPEEYGRIAKLIDKTRAEREEELLEAMVALKEHLERAGIAAEVTGRPKHIYSIYSKIVKQGLTFDQVYDLLAIRIIVDKESECYHALGIVHEMWKPIPGMFYDYIAKPKPNLYRSLHTKVVGPNGEPLEIQIRTREMHRLAEFGVAAHWAYKEGAEAPAERLPRLRQQLFDWSRESETSSDFLRNVSEDLFTDQVFVFTPKGDVIDLPAGSTPIDFAYRIHTRLGEQLVGAKVNTRIVPLSYQLKNGDICEVLTRPKAQPSLDWLQFVKTTSARSKIRAYLRKRDIEENAIRGRDALEKHIKFLGRDPREFLGEDNLTEIAPHFNATTAEEVLAKVGAGLVTVNAVMIRLKALLPQEQVQPADSVEGRTFEQPIRIAAGGVDNVMTRRARCCQPLPGDSVVGYVTRGRGIVIHRVICPNAQQFSETDPGRVQPIEWESDGVSVYGVNLHIDVLNRIGLLADVSHIFGEAKTNITAARVRSDKNQMAYIDLSIEVRDTDHLREIMAKIENFSDVVAIRRVMGKKLG; encoded by the coding sequence ATTCTGGAGACGGTTGCAGAGCATTACGTCCAACCGCAGGCCGCGCTGATCAGGAAGGCCTACTACTTCGCCGAGCGCTGCCACAGCGGCCAGGTACGTGACAGCGGTGACCCCTATATAACACACCCACTCGCCGTGGCCCAGATTCTGGCCGAGTTGGAACTGGACCCCGAGACGGTTATCGCGGGGCTCTTGCATGACACCCTGGAAGACTGCCCAGAGGACGCCACGATGGAACTGATCGAGCAGCAGTTCGGGCCCTCGGTTGCGAAACTGGTGCAAGGTGTGACCAAGCTGCGGTTCGCGCATCGCAATGAGCCACTGGGGCCTGCTGCGAAGAAGCAGGAGGAGATTCGCCGAGCCGCGGAGAGCCTTCGCAAAGTGCTGCTGGCGATGGCATCGGACCTGAGAGTGATGGTCATCAAGCTGGCGGACCGCCTGCATAACATGCGCACGATCGACGCCCTCACCGACATCAAGCGCAAGCGCATAGCCACGGAGACGATGCACGTATATGCACCGCTAGCGGCCCGGCTCGGCATCTGGCAGATCAAGTGGCAGTTGGAGGACCTGGCATTCCGGGAACTCGAGCCCGAGGAGTATGGGCGCATAGCCAAGCTGATTGATAAAACACGAGCGGAACGCGAAGAAGAGCTGCTCGAAGCGATGGTGGCACTGAAAGAGCACCTAGAACGAGCGGGCATAGCTGCCGAGGTGACTGGGCGGCCCAAGCACATCTATAGCATCTATAGTAAGATCGTGAAGCAGGGCCTTACCTTCGACCAAGTGTACGACCTGCTGGCAATACGTATCATTGTCGACAAGGAGTCGGAGTGCTACCATGCGCTCGGCATCGTGCACGAGATGTGGAAGCCGATTCCGGGCATGTTCTACGACTACATCGCGAAGCCCAAGCCGAACCTCTACCGCTCACTACACACGAAGGTGGTAGGACCCAACGGTGAGCCGCTAGAGATTCAGATACGCACGCGCGAGATGCACCGCTTGGCCGAGTTCGGCGTGGCCGCGCATTGGGCCTATAAGGAGGGTGCGGAAGCCCCCGCGGAGCGTCTCCCGCGTCTGCGCCAACAGCTCTTCGACTGGTCACGCGAGTCCGAGACATCCAGCGACTTCCTGCGTAACGTATCGGAAGACCTTTTCACCGATCAGGTGTTCGTGTTCACTCCGAAGGGTGACGTGATTGACCTACCGGCTGGTTCGACGCCCATCGACTTCGCTTATCGAATCCACACTCGACTCGGCGAGCAGTTGGTAGGTGCGAAGGTAAACACCCGCATCGTGCCCCTGAGCTATCAGTTGAAGAACGGCGACATCTGTGAAGTGCTGACACGCCCGAAGGCGCAGCCGAGCCTCGACTGGTTGCAGTTCGTAAAGACGACCTCTGCGCGAAGCAAGATACGAGCCTACCTGCGCAAGAGGGACATCGAGGAGAATGCGATCCGGGGTCGCGATGCGCTGGAGAAGCATATCAAGTTCCTCGGAAGGGACCCACGGGAGTTCCTAGGCGAGGACAACCTAACGGAGATCGCGCCGCACTTCAATGCTACCACCGCAGAAGAGGTGCTGGCCAAGGTTGGCGCAGGACTTGTCACGGTGAATGCCGTGATGATCAGGCTGAAGGCACTGCTACCACAGGAGCAGGTTCAGCCCGCCGACAGCGTCGAGGGGCGAACCTTCGAGCAACCGATCCGGATTGCCGCTGGCGGCGTGGACAACGTGATGACCAGGCGTGCACGCTGTTGCCAGCCGCTGCCAGGCGACAGCGTTGTCGGGTACGTGACACGGGGGCGCGGGATCGTGATTCATCGGGTGATATGTCCCAACGCGCAGCAGTTTAGCGAGACGGATCCGGGACGCGTTCAGCCCATCGAGTGGGAGAGCGACGGTGTTAGCGTTTACGGCGTCAACCTGCACATAGACGTTCTCAACCGCATCGGTCTGTTGGCGGACGTCAGCCACATCTTCGGTGAGGCGAAGACGAATATCACCGCCGCGCGCGTGAGGTCGGACAAGAACCAGATGGCATACATAGACCTATCCATCGAAGTGCGTGACACGGATCACCTGCGCGAGATCATGGCCAAGATCGAGAACTTCTCGGATGTCGTGGCAATCCGAAGAGTGATGGGGAAAAAGCTGGGATGA
- a CDS encoding D-tyrosyl-tRNA(Tyr) deacylase, which yields MRAVVQRVTSGSVEVDRFRVAGIGKGIVVLLGICRSDTVPDADWMARKLAELRIFDDEEGKLNLSLSDIGGEALVVPNFTLYGDARKGRRPSYTEAAGFDQGRTLFDLCCERLESHGISVKRGVYGATMAVSLTNDGPVTLILEHPDSRADDPSG from the coding sequence ATGAGAGCGGTGGTGCAACGGGTTACGTCGGGTAGTGTAGAGGTGGATCGTTTCCGCGTTGCTGGAATCGGCAAGGGCATTGTCGTGCTTCTCGGCATCTGTCGCTCGGATACCGTGCCGGACGCGGACTGGATGGCACGCAAGTTGGCGGAACTGCGCATCTTCGACGACGAAGAAGGAAAGCTGAACCTGTCCCTGTCGGACATCGGAGGAGAGGCGCTCGTGGTTCCCAACTTCACGCTGTACGGCGATGCGCGAAAAGGCCGACGCCCCAGCTACACCGAGGCTGCCGGTTTCGATCAGGGGCGCACCCTATTCGACCTGTGCTGCGAAAGGCTCGAATCGCACGGCATATCGGTCAAACGCGGTGTCTACGGCGCCACAATGGCCGTATCCTTAACTAACGACGGCCCGGTGACTCTGATACTGGAGCACCCGGACAGCCGTGCCGACGATCCGAGTGGCTGA
- the uvrB gene encoding excinuclease ABC subunit UvrB, producing MGDQPEAIAALVEGLESGYRFQTLKGATGTGKTFTMASIIQEVQRPALVIAHNKTLAAQLCQEFRAFFPENAVQYFISYYDYYQPEAYVPQSDMYIEKDASVNDEIDRLRHAATKSVLERKDTIVIASVSCIYGLGSPDEYAQSVVTFCVGEPLDLAQTMRRLVEMQFTRNQVVLERGTFRVQGDTLELQPKDEEIITRVEFYGDEVERIRIVDPLTREVLDEPQRITVFPATHYVTPWERLDEVVLAIRQEMEEQIAKFKAEGKLLEAQRIQQRTEFDLEMIAELGYCNGIENYSRYFENRAPGTPPYTLIDFFPKDFITFVDESHQTIPQLRAMYNGDYQRKSTLVEYGFRLPSALDNRPLQWEEFLARVGQVIFTSATPGPFEQENSAQIVRQVIRPTGIVDPDVEVRPTEGQIDDLLGEVQKRVAAGQRALITTLTKRMAEDLSEYLKDVGIKVNYIHSDIHSLDRPEILRDLRLGVYDVVVGVNLLREGLDLPEVSLVAILDADKEGFLRSETSLVQTIGRAARHVDGKVIMYADTITGSMQRAIDETVERRRIQDEYNRKHNITPHTVAKMVRETVRAYEVKETKSPYGRRRAEEIGSMSLEDLPAEIARLEAEMKDLAKQMEFEKAARVRDEMMELRRLLESGGLPSVGARARKARK from the coding sequence ATGGGGGACCAGCCCGAAGCCATCGCAGCGCTTGTCGAGGGGCTAGAGAGCGGATACCGCTTTCAGACGCTAAAAGGTGCTACGGGTACGGGCAAGACCTTCACGATGGCCTCCATTATTCAGGAGGTGCAGCGTCCAGCGTTGGTCATCGCGCACAACAAGACGCTGGCGGCACAGCTCTGCCAGGAGTTCCGCGCATTCTTCCCGGAGAACGCCGTCCAATACTTCATCAGCTACTATGACTACTACCAACCGGAGGCCTACGTCCCTCAGAGCGACATGTATATCGAAAAGGACGCCAGCGTGAACGACGAGATCGATCGCCTTCGCCACGCTGCTACCAAATCGGTGCTGGAGCGCAAGGACACCATCGTCATCGCCTCCGTAAGCTGCATCTACGGACTCGGTTCGCCGGACGAGTATGCGCAGAGCGTTGTCACCTTCTGCGTCGGTGAGCCGCTAGACCTCGCGCAGACCATGCGCAGACTGGTGGAGATGCAGTTCACACGCAACCAGGTAGTACTGGAGCGTGGTACCTTTCGCGTGCAGGGCGATACGCTGGAGCTGCAGCCCAAGGACGAAGAGATCATCACACGCGTGGAGTTCTATGGTGACGAGGTGGAGCGCATTCGCATCGTGGATCCACTCACGCGCGAGGTGCTGGACGAGCCTCAGCGAATAACCGTCTTTCCGGCCACGCACTACGTAACACCATGGGAGCGACTGGACGAGGTGGTCTTGGCGATCCGCCAGGAGATGGAGGAGCAGATAGCCAAGTTCAAAGCGGAGGGCAAACTGCTGGAGGCGCAACGCATTCAACAGCGCACCGAGTTTGACCTGGAGATGATCGCTGAGCTCGGATACTGCAACGGCATCGAGAACTACTCGCGCTACTTCGAAAATCGTGCTCCGGGCACCCCACCGTACACACTGATAGACTTCTTCCCGAAGGACTTCATCACCTTCGTGGACGAGTCGCACCAGACCATACCACAACTTCGCGCGATGTACAACGGAGACTATCAGCGGAAGAGCACCTTGGTGGAGTACGGTTTCCGCCTGCCGTCTGCACTCGACAACCGTCCGCTGCAGTGGGAGGAGTTCCTGGCACGCGTAGGACAGGTAATCTTCACATCCGCCACGCCTGGCCCGTTCGAGCAAGAAAACAGTGCCCAGATCGTGCGGCAGGTAATCCGTCCGACGGGCATAGTGGATCCCGACGTAGAGGTTCGACCGACCGAGGGCCAGATAGACGACCTGCTGGGCGAAGTGCAGAAGCGGGTTGCGGCTGGTCAACGAGCGCTGATCACCACACTGACCAAGCGTATGGCCGAGGACCTTAGCGAGTACCTGAAGGACGTCGGGATCAAAGTCAACTACATCCACTCCGATATCCACAGCCTCGATCGGCCGGAGATCCTACGGGACCTTCGGTTGGGTGTGTACGATGTGGTGGTAGGTGTCAATCTGTTACGTGAGGGTTTGGACCTACCAGAGGTGAGTCTGGTGGCGATTCTGGACGCTGACAAGGAGGGGTTTCTGCGCAGCGAGACTTCGCTGGTGCAAACCATCGGGCGAGCTGCCCGTCACGTGGACGGAAAGGTGATCATGTACGCTGACACCATCACCGGCTCCATGCAACGAGCGATTGACGAGACGGTGGAGCGGCGTCGCATCCAGGACGAATACAACCGCAAGCATAACATCACTCCACACACGGTGGCGAAAATGGTGCGGGAGACCGTACGAGCCTACGAGGTGAAGGAGACCAAGTCGCCATACGGCAGGCGACGGGCGGAAGAGATCGGCTCCATGTCCCTGGAGGACTTGCCCGCGGAGATCGCCCGGCTGGAAGCAGAGATGAAGGACCTGGCGAAGCAGATGGAGTTCGAAAAGGCGGCGCGTGTGCGGGACGAGATGATGGAACTCCGCCGGCTGCTGGAGTCCGGCGGCCTACCCTCTGTCGGTGCTCGGGCACGTAAGGCTAGAAAGTAG
- a CDS encoding zf-HC2 domain-containing protein — protein sequence MSQSPKNPDNCTEKYWEIMSAFADGEASEAEASELLAHLDTCAACAREFALLDHSLGEMAAIEAVEAPARLRSAILYATTRRPTFADRVRSALTARPLGFAAAASAIALAYVALRPAHLPPAPPSVTGEREVAEMSAGDILKAPDRPVAEGALVQDVASTAFPTRSARRVVVRGKAAAHELEASPIMVASAARPGHIGSPRMLAALPFDPTDQPARFKAIELESTQPSEPDIIVSVDDSGAVINLERAKNSPTVAAKTAEAAPQRPESTLLTEENKSRIRISLAEGDALPKIDQPSYRASKSDGLTLVRGRF from the coding sequence ATGTCCCAAAGTCCTAAGAATCCCGACAACTGCACAGAGAAGTACTGGGAGATTATGTCCGCCTTCGCCGATGGCGAGGCATCGGAGGCTGAGGCGAGCGAGCTTCTCGCCCACCTAGATACCTGTGCGGCATGTGCTCGGGAATTCGCGCTACTCGATCATTCGCTAGGTGAGATGGCCGCGATCGAGGCTGTGGAAGCCCCCGCTCGGCTGCGGTCGGCCATCCTCTATGCTACGACGCGACGGCCAACCTTCGCGGACAGGGTGCGCTCGGCTCTCACGGCGCGTCCGCTCGGCTTTGCGGCGGCGGCATCCGCGATTGCCCTCGCGTACGTAGCATTACGGCCGGCCCACCTACCTCCGGCTCCGCCCTCAGTCACGGGCGAGCGCGAGGTCGCCGAGATGAGCGCCGGCGACATCCTGAAGGCTCCCGATCGACCGGTTGCCGAGGGTGCGTTGGTGCAAGACGTCGCATCGACCGCTTTCCCGACACGGTCGGCCCGCAGAGTGGTCGTTCGCGGGAAGGCTGCTGCTCATGAGCTGGAAGCGTCGCCGATCATGGTCGCATCCGCCGCCCGGCCAGGGCACATCGGCTCGCCCAGGATGCTGGCCGCGCTGCCCTTCGATCCGACGGATCAGCCCGCGCGGTTCAAGGCCATCGAACTCGAATCCACGCAGCCATCCGAGCCCGACATCATCGTGTCCGTAGACGATAGCGGGGCCGTCATCAATCTCGAGAGGGCCAAGAACTCGCCGACGGTGGCTGCCAAGACCGCCGAGGCCGCGCCTCAACGTCCCGAGTCCACGCTTCTGACTGAGGAGAACAAGTCCCGCATTCGCATCTCGCTGGCCGAGGGCGATGCGCTACCTAAGATTGACCAACCGTCCTATCGCGCCTCCAAGAGCGACGGATTGACACTCGTCCGAGGACGGTTCTAA